The Leopardus geoffroyi isolate Oge1 chromosome C1, O.geoffroyi_Oge1_pat1.0, whole genome shotgun sequence sequence GCTGTTGACGTGAAGGCCGCTGATGGCAttcagaaagaagaggaaggaggccGTGAACTCGCACCAGAACATCAGGGTGAAACCAATGAGCGTGACCTGGTTCCAGAGGAGGATCACGAAACTCAGGAGCCCCCCGGACGAGAGGATGAAAGAGACGAGGAGGAGGACACAGCCCACAGCCCACTTGCGCCGTGAGTGGAGGTCTTCACACACCTGGGACACCATGAGGAGCTCCAGGCCCAAAATGGCGACCACCACAGCCAAGGCGCCCACGCTGCGGGCCAGGACCATGCCCACGGCCAGCCCGGGCACGTGGGCCTGGCTCAGGTCTCTGAGGCAGCGTGGCCCCGTCTGGTTGGAGGAAGTGCAGAAGTGCCAGAGCCCAAAGAGGCGGTCCTCAGCCAGCAGCCAGTGGCCATCGCAGATGGAGACGGAGGAGAGGACCAGGGCCAGGGCGGCGCACACAATGATGAGGACCCGGATGAAGGATTCCAAGAAGGGCCGCTGGGGCCGCCGCCGGGCCAGCAGCCTCTGGGCCTAGAAGACACCACAGATGGCATGTCAGGGGAAACCCTTGCCCACGCTCCTGGCTTCCCATAGCCTTATTTTCTGTTGCCCTCCCCTGGGAAGCTTGGGACGCCCACCTTTGCAAGtagcttccct is a genomic window containing:
- the TMEM37 gene encoding voltage-dependent calcium channel gamma-like subunit; the protein is MTAIAVQAQRLLARRRPQRPFLESFIRVLIIVCAALALVLSSVSICDGHWLLAEDRLFGLWHFCTSSNQTGPRCLRDLSQAHVPGLAVGMVLARSVGALAVVVAILGLELLMVSQVCEDLHSRRKWAVGCVLLLVSFILSSGGLLSFVILLWNQVTLIGFTLMFWCEFTASFLFFLNAISGLHVNSITHPWSQPRKF